One Pseudomonadales bacterium genomic window carries:
- a CDS encoding NAD-dependent epimerase — protein MQVLVTGAAGFIGHKLSEVLLARGDSVVGIDNLNDYYAVALKQARLARLSATANFTFYPIDIADQAAIQKLFREHRFDRVVNLAAQAGVRYSIDNPMAYIEANLTGFGHILEACRHNHVEHLVYASSSSVYGANESMPFRVEDNVDHPVSLYAASKKANELMAHTYSSLYQLPTTGLRYFTVYGPWGRPDMALFKFTEAMLAGKAIDVYNYGNHQRDFTYIDDIVDGTVKALDRIAQPNPNWQAASPDPSSSYAPYKIYNIGCHQPVNLLDFIQTLERCLGIEAKKNMLPMQAGDVQATFADVSQLMQDTGYQPSTSIDEGIQQFVHWYKDFYAV, from the coding sequence ATGCAAGTTTTAGTGACTGGTGCGGCCGGTTTTATTGGCCATAAGCTCTCAGAAGTTCTTTTGGCCCGCGGCGATTCGGTTGTCGGGATTGATAATTTAAATGATTATTATGCCGTAGCGCTTAAACAGGCACGTTTAGCCCGACTCTCGGCAACAGCAAACTTTACTTTTTACCCTATTGATATTGCAGACCAAGCGGCTATTCAGAAACTGTTTCGCGAGCACCGCTTTGACCGCGTCGTCAATCTCGCGGCGCAGGCTGGCGTTCGTTATTCCATCGACAACCCTATGGCTTATATTGAGGCTAACCTCACTGGCTTTGGACATATTTTAGAGGCCTGCCGTCATAACCACGTTGAACATTTGGTTTATGCCTCGTCAAGCTCGGTTTACGGTGCTAATGAATCAATGCCGTTTCGAGTTGAAGACAATGTTGATCATCCCGTCAGCCTGTATGCGGCCAGCAAAAAAGCGAATGAGTTAATGGCGCATACATACAGCAGTCTGTATCAACTGCCCACCACCGGCCTGCGTTATTTTACCGTGTATGGGCCATGGGGCCGACCTGACATGGCGCTGTTTAAATTCACTGAAGCAATGCTGGCGGGCAAAGCGATTGACGTATACAACTATGGTAATCACCAGCGTGACTTTACCTATATTGATGATATTGTCGACGGAACGGTCAAAGCCTTAGACCGAATCGCCCAACCCAATCCAAACTGGCAGGCAGCAAGCCCAGACCCTTCAAGCTCTTACGCGCCTTATAAGATCTATAATATTGGCTGTCATCAGCCTGTTAACTTATTGGACTTTATTCAAACTTTAGAGCGCTGCCTTGGCATTGAGGCTAAAAAAAATATGCTGCCGATGCAGGCCGGTGATGTACAAGCCACCTTTGCCGATGTATCGCAGCTGATGCAAGACACCGGTTATCAACCGAGCACCTCGATCGATGAA